Proteins encoded by one window of Channa argus isolate prfri chromosome 13, Channa argus male v1.0, whole genome shotgun sequence:
- the zbtb48 gene encoding telomere zinc finger-associated protein isoform X2 — MQLSEVSNHAQRVLSSLNQQRAVGRFCDAVLNVGGGVVYLAHRNVLACFSELFQQSEMPPAPCMEFGLQECPNDGLELLLNFVYTGELKLDCDNLDKVQHAAASLCVPEALALCQQFKESSLVPGPFKRKRGRPRKSSDTSTHCSVKEENLLTVTKSESSFDSATTSLCMAATTSSTTTTRSGRVVKGPRRLMTDENHASDFTVKEKISKRPCNISVEKETDDVFVDNPNPDPPPGEAELTKLQIDINDSGVSQGLGEVEDEDDDVGDFEGITEGSDDEYVPLAEPGVSATSTSSAWKSKATIKTDKNEASEAEEEDFNKDSVQCPTCSKSFKSKYYLKVHNRRHTGERPFSCLKCGKRYFRKENLLLHEIRDCSRIQTYSCLTCSSTFNGKEELRLHVISHTGDMPHKCSTCTEQFMHKKNLTLHMMKAHGYPKPHACSQCPKAFLTRTELRIHEASKHRGEKPFVCEECGHRASSRNGLQMHIKAIHRNERPFVCNLCGHAFSQKNNLKMHLRIHSGEKPYQCHLCGKTFRTQASLDKHHRTHTGERPFSCDVCEQRFTEKGALVRHKASKHEEGRPHCCHICGKTFKAREQLRVHLRRHKGMRKFECIDCGYKFTRQAHLRRHIQIHKRTENYNPRQRKLRNVIVQDVDGGPGENKATKMSEATLISDETDYTPETPDTQECTNPETDSTDLSSSCIMRVVIESSEGAVEEVVSSQNLGNAAAVDGFSVPQVLQQTQLVSEAYESTMDMEGIVENISKSKS; from the exons ATGCAGCTGTCAG AAGTGAGCAACCATGCACAGCGTGTCCTGTCCTCCCTGAACCAGCAGAGGGCCGTAGGGAGGTTTTGTGATGCGGTGTTGAATGTGGGAGGTGGGGTGGTCTACCTTGCCCATCGCAACGTCCTCGCCTGTTTCAGTGAACTCTTCCAGCAGTCCGAGATGCCACCGGCACCGTGCATGGAATTCGGACTACAGGAGTGTCCCAACGATGGGCTAGAGCTGCTCCTTAACTTTGTCTACACTGGAGAGCTGAAGCTGGATTGTGATAACCTGGACAAGGTGCAGCATGCAGCAGCCAGCCTGTGTGTGCCAGAAGCACTTGCACTCTGTCAGCAGTTTAAGGAATCCTCTTTGGTTCCCGGGCCTTTCAAGCGTAAAAGGGGCAGACCTAGAAAATCCTCAGATACAAGCACTCATTGTTCAGTCAAAGAAGAGAATTTGCTAACAGTCACAAAATCTGAGTCCAGCTTTGATAGTGCTACAACCAGCTTATGTATGGCTGCCACTACCTCCAGCACTACTACCACCCGTTCTGGTCGAGTAGTGAAGGGCCCCAGGCGACTGATGACCGATGAGAACCATGCCAGTGATTTTACAGTCAAAGAAAAAATCAGCAAGAGGCCTTGTAATATCTCTGTGGAGAAAGAAACAGATGATGTGTTTGTGGATAATCCAAACCCAGATCCACCACCTGGTGAAGCTGAG TTAACTAAGTTGCAGATTGACATAAATGACAGTGGTGTCAGCCAGGGACTCGGGGAAGtagaagatgaggatgatgatgtggGGGATTTTGAGGGTATCACTGAAGGTTCGGATGACGAGTATGTGCCCCTTGCTGAGCCCGGTGTCTCGGCCACGTCCACGTCATCGGCGTGGAAAAGCAAGGCCAcgataaaaacagacaaaaatgagGCCAGTGAGGCCGAGGAAGAAGACTTCAACAAAGACTCTGTGCAATGTCCCACTTGCAGCAAATCCTTCAAGAGCAAATACTACCTCAAAGTCCACAACAG gCGGCATACAGGGGAGAGACCCTTTAGTTGCCTCAAATGTGGAAAGAGGTACTTCAGGAAGGAGAATCTGCTGTTGCACGAGATCCGAGACTGTTCCAGAATTCAG ACGTACAGCTGCCTGACTTGTTCCTCGACATTTAATGGCAAAGAAGAGCTACGATTGCATGTTATCTCCCACACAGGAGATATGCCCCACAAG tgttcaACCTGTACTGAACAATTTATGCACAAGAAGAACTTAACACTTCACATGATGAAGGCTCATGGTTATCCCAAACCACATGCa TGTTCCCAGTGCCCCAAAGCCTTCTTAACTCGGACAGAACTGCGCATCCACGAAGCATCCAAGCATCGAGGCGAAAAGCCATTTGTGTGTGAAGAGTGTGGCCACCGTGCGTCCAGTCGGAATGGCCTGCAGATGCATATCAAAGCCATTCACAG AAACGAGCGCCCTTTTGTCTGTAACTTATGTGGTCACGCGTTCTCCCAGAAGAACAACCTCAAGATGCATCTGCGCATACACAGTGGCGAGAAGCCATACCAGTGTCACCTCTGTGGCAAAACCTTCAGGACACAAG CCAGCCTAGATAAACACCACCGCACACACACTGGTGAGCGTCCCTTCAGCTGTGATGTGTGTGAGCAGCGTTTCACCGAGAAAGGCGCCCTCGTCCGCCACAAGGCCAGCAAGCACGAGGAAGGCCGTCCTCACTGTTGTCACATATGTGGCAAAACTTTCAAAG CCCGGGAGCAACTTCGTGTTCATCTGCGTCGCCACAAAGGCATGAGGAAATTCGAGTGTATAGACTGCGGCTATAAGTTTACTCGACAG GCACACCTGCGACGTCATATTCAAATCCACAAACGCACTGAGAACTACAACCCCCGGCAGAGGAAGCTGAGGAACGTGATAGTGCAGGATGTGGATGGAGGTCCCGGCGAGAACAAAGCAACCAAAATGTCAGAAGCAACACTGATCTCTGATGAAACGGACTACACCCCAGAAACTCCTGATACCCAGGAATGCACAAACCCAGAGACCGACTCGACGGACCTCAGTTCTAGCTGCATCATGAGGGTGGTGATCGAGTCGAGCGAGGGGGCGGTTGAGGAAGTGGTGTCCAGCCAGAACCTAGGAAATGCTGCGGCAGTGGATGGTTTTTCTGTCCCACAGGTCCTGCAGCAAACGCAGCTGGTGTCTGAGGCCTATGAGTCTACAATGGATATGGAGGGAATTGTGGAGAACATATCAAAGAGTAAGAGCTGA
- the zbtb48 gene encoding telomere zinc finger-associated protein isoform X1: MQLSVEVSNHAQRVLSSLNQQRAVGRFCDAVLNVGGGVVYLAHRNVLACFSELFQQSEMPPAPCMEFGLQECPNDGLELLLNFVYTGELKLDCDNLDKVQHAAASLCVPEALALCQQFKESSLVPGPFKRKRGRPRKSSDTSTHCSVKEENLLTVTKSESSFDSATTSLCMAATTSSTTTTRSGRVVKGPRRLMTDENHASDFTVKEKISKRPCNISVEKETDDVFVDNPNPDPPPGEAELTKLQIDINDSGVSQGLGEVEDEDDDVGDFEGITEGSDDEYVPLAEPGVSATSTSSAWKSKATIKTDKNEASEAEEEDFNKDSVQCPTCSKSFKSKYYLKVHNRRHTGERPFSCLKCGKRYFRKENLLLHEIRDCSRIQTYSCLTCSSTFNGKEELRLHVISHTGDMPHKCSTCTEQFMHKKNLTLHMMKAHGYPKPHACSQCPKAFLTRTELRIHEASKHRGEKPFVCEECGHRASSRNGLQMHIKAIHRNERPFVCNLCGHAFSQKNNLKMHLRIHSGEKPYQCHLCGKTFRTQASLDKHHRTHTGERPFSCDVCEQRFTEKGALVRHKASKHEEGRPHCCHICGKTFKAREQLRVHLRRHKGMRKFECIDCGYKFTRQAHLRRHIQIHKRTENYNPRQRKLRNVIVQDVDGGPGENKATKMSEATLISDETDYTPETPDTQECTNPETDSTDLSSSCIMRVVIESSEGAVEEVVSSQNLGNAAAVDGFSVPQVLQQTQLVSEAYESTMDMEGIVENISKSKS, from the exons ATGCAGCTGTCAG TAGAAGTGAGCAACCATGCACAGCGTGTCCTGTCCTCCCTGAACCAGCAGAGGGCCGTAGGGAGGTTTTGTGATGCGGTGTTGAATGTGGGAGGTGGGGTGGTCTACCTTGCCCATCGCAACGTCCTCGCCTGTTTCAGTGAACTCTTCCAGCAGTCCGAGATGCCACCGGCACCGTGCATGGAATTCGGACTACAGGAGTGTCCCAACGATGGGCTAGAGCTGCTCCTTAACTTTGTCTACACTGGAGAGCTGAAGCTGGATTGTGATAACCTGGACAAGGTGCAGCATGCAGCAGCCAGCCTGTGTGTGCCAGAAGCACTTGCACTCTGTCAGCAGTTTAAGGAATCCTCTTTGGTTCCCGGGCCTTTCAAGCGTAAAAGGGGCAGACCTAGAAAATCCTCAGATACAAGCACTCATTGTTCAGTCAAAGAAGAGAATTTGCTAACAGTCACAAAATCTGAGTCCAGCTTTGATAGTGCTACAACCAGCTTATGTATGGCTGCCACTACCTCCAGCACTACTACCACCCGTTCTGGTCGAGTAGTGAAGGGCCCCAGGCGACTGATGACCGATGAGAACCATGCCAGTGATTTTACAGTCAAAGAAAAAATCAGCAAGAGGCCTTGTAATATCTCTGTGGAGAAAGAAACAGATGATGTGTTTGTGGATAATCCAAACCCAGATCCACCACCTGGTGAAGCTGAG TTAACTAAGTTGCAGATTGACATAAATGACAGTGGTGTCAGCCAGGGACTCGGGGAAGtagaagatgaggatgatgatgtggGGGATTTTGAGGGTATCACTGAAGGTTCGGATGACGAGTATGTGCCCCTTGCTGAGCCCGGTGTCTCGGCCACGTCCACGTCATCGGCGTGGAAAAGCAAGGCCAcgataaaaacagacaaaaatgagGCCAGTGAGGCCGAGGAAGAAGACTTCAACAAAGACTCTGTGCAATGTCCCACTTGCAGCAAATCCTTCAAGAGCAAATACTACCTCAAAGTCCACAACAG gCGGCATACAGGGGAGAGACCCTTTAGTTGCCTCAAATGTGGAAAGAGGTACTTCAGGAAGGAGAATCTGCTGTTGCACGAGATCCGAGACTGTTCCAGAATTCAG ACGTACAGCTGCCTGACTTGTTCCTCGACATTTAATGGCAAAGAAGAGCTACGATTGCATGTTATCTCCCACACAGGAGATATGCCCCACAAG tgttcaACCTGTACTGAACAATTTATGCACAAGAAGAACTTAACACTTCACATGATGAAGGCTCATGGTTATCCCAAACCACATGCa TGTTCCCAGTGCCCCAAAGCCTTCTTAACTCGGACAGAACTGCGCATCCACGAAGCATCCAAGCATCGAGGCGAAAAGCCATTTGTGTGTGAAGAGTGTGGCCACCGTGCGTCCAGTCGGAATGGCCTGCAGATGCATATCAAAGCCATTCACAG AAACGAGCGCCCTTTTGTCTGTAACTTATGTGGTCACGCGTTCTCCCAGAAGAACAACCTCAAGATGCATCTGCGCATACACAGTGGCGAGAAGCCATACCAGTGTCACCTCTGTGGCAAAACCTTCAGGACACAAG CCAGCCTAGATAAACACCACCGCACACACACTGGTGAGCGTCCCTTCAGCTGTGATGTGTGTGAGCAGCGTTTCACCGAGAAAGGCGCCCTCGTCCGCCACAAGGCCAGCAAGCACGAGGAAGGCCGTCCTCACTGTTGTCACATATGTGGCAAAACTTTCAAAG CCCGGGAGCAACTTCGTGTTCATCTGCGTCGCCACAAAGGCATGAGGAAATTCGAGTGTATAGACTGCGGCTATAAGTTTACTCGACAG GCACACCTGCGACGTCATATTCAAATCCACAAACGCACTGAGAACTACAACCCCCGGCAGAGGAAGCTGAGGAACGTGATAGTGCAGGATGTGGATGGAGGTCCCGGCGAGAACAAAGCAACCAAAATGTCAGAAGCAACACTGATCTCTGATGAAACGGACTACACCCCAGAAACTCCTGATACCCAGGAATGCACAAACCCAGAGACCGACTCGACGGACCTCAGTTCTAGCTGCATCATGAGGGTGGTGATCGAGTCGAGCGAGGGGGCGGTTGAGGAAGTGGTGTCCAGCCAGAACCTAGGAAATGCTGCGGCAGTGGATGGTTTTTCTGTCCCACAGGTCCTGCAGCAAACGCAGCTGGTGTCTGAGGCCTATGAGTCTACAATGGATATGGAGGGAATTGTGGAGAACATATCAAAGAGTAAGAGCTGA
- the zbtb48 gene encoding telomere zinc finger-associated protein isoform X3: protein MQLSVEVSNHAQRVLSSLNQQRAVGRFCDAVLNVGGGVVYLAHRNVLACFSELFQQSEMPPAPCMEFGLQECPNDGLELLLNFVYTGELKLDCDNLDKVQHAAASLCVPEALALCQQFKESSLVPGPFKRKRGRPRKSSDTSTHCSVKEENLLTVTKSESSFDSATTSLCMAATTSSTTTTRSGRVVKGPRRLMTDENHASDFTVKEKISKRPCNISVEKETDDVFVDNPNPDPPPGEAELTKLQIDINDSGVSQGLGEVEDEDDDVGDFEGITEGSDDEYVPLAEPGVSATSTSSAWKSKATIKTDKNEASEAEEEDFNKDSVQCPTCSKSFKSKYYLKVHNRRHTGERPFSCLKCGKRYFRKENLLLHEIRDCSRIQTYSCLTCSSTFNGKEELRLHVISHTGDMPHKCSTCTEQFMHKKNLTLHMMKAHGYPKPHACSQCPKAFLTRTELRIHEASKHRGEKPFVCEECGHRASSRNGLQMHIKAIHRNERPFVCNLCGHAFSQKNNLKMHLRIHSGEKPYQCHLCGKTFRTQASLDKHHRTHTGERPFSCDVCEQRFTEKGALVRHKASKHEEGRPHCCHICGKTFKAREQLRVHLRRHKGMRKFECIDCGYKFTRQTNRRSNIYVTHG, encoded by the exons ATGCAGCTGTCAG TAGAAGTGAGCAACCATGCACAGCGTGTCCTGTCCTCCCTGAACCAGCAGAGGGCCGTAGGGAGGTTTTGTGATGCGGTGTTGAATGTGGGAGGTGGGGTGGTCTACCTTGCCCATCGCAACGTCCTCGCCTGTTTCAGTGAACTCTTCCAGCAGTCCGAGATGCCACCGGCACCGTGCATGGAATTCGGACTACAGGAGTGTCCCAACGATGGGCTAGAGCTGCTCCTTAACTTTGTCTACACTGGAGAGCTGAAGCTGGATTGTGATAACCTGGACAAGGTGCAGCATGCAGCAGCCAGCCTGTGTGTGCCAGAAGCACTTGCACTCTGTCAGCAGTTTAAGGAATCCTCTTTGGTTCCCGGGCCTTTCAAGCGTAAAAGGGGCAGACCTAGAAAATCCTCAGATACAAGCACTCATTGTTCAGTCAAAGAAGAGAATTTGCTAACAGTCACAAAATCTGAGTCCAGCTTTGATAGTGCTACAACCAGCTTATGTATGGCTGCCACTACCTCCAGCACTACTACCACCCGTTCTGGTCGAGTAGTGAAGGGCCCCAGGCGACTGATGACCGATGAGAACCATGCCAGTGATTTTACAGTCAAAGAAAAAATCAGCAAGAGGCCTTGTAATATCTCTGTGGAGAAAGAAACAGATGATGTGTTTGTGGATAATCCAAACCCAGATCCACCACCTGGTGAAGCTGAG TTAACTAAGTTGCAGATTGACATAAATGACAGTGGTGTCAGCCAGGGACTCGGGGAAGtagaagatgaggatgatgatgtggGGGATTTTGAGGGTATCACTGAAGGTTCGGATGACGAGTATGTGCCCCTTGCTGAGCCCGGTGTCTCGGCCACGTCCACGTCATCGGCGTGGAAAAGCAAGGCCAcgataaaaacagacaaaaatgagGCCAGTGAGGCCGAGGAAGAAGACTTCAACAAAGACTCTGTGCAATGTCCCACTTGCAGCAAATCCTTCAAGAGCAAATACTACCTCAAAGTCCACAACAG gCGGCATACAGGGGAGAGACCCTTTAGTTGCCTCAAATGTGGAAAGAGGTACTTCAGGAAGGAGAATCTGCTGTTGCACGAGATCCGAGACTGTTCCAGAATTCAG ACGTACAGCTGCCTGACTTGTTCCTCGACATTTAATGGCAAAGAAGAGCTACGATTGCATGTTATCTCCCACACAGGAGATATGCCCCACAAG tgttcaACCTGTACTGAACAATTTATGCACAAGAAGAACTTAACACTTCACATGATGAAGGCTCATGGTTATCCCAAACCACATGCa TGTTCCCAGTGCCCCAAAGCCTTCTTAACTCGGACAGAACTGCGCATCCACGAAGCATCCAAGCATCGAGGCGAAAAGCCATTTGTGTGTGAAGAGTGTGGCCACCGTGCGTCCAGTCGGAATGGCCTGCAGATGCATATCAAAGCCATTCACAG AAACGAGCGCCCTTTTGTCTGTAACTTATGTGGTCACGCGTTCTCCCAGAAGAACAACCTCAAGATGCATCTGCGCATACACAGTGGCGAGAAGCCATACCAGTGTCACCTCTGTGGCAAAACCTTCAGGACACAAG CCAGCCTAGATAAACACCACCGCACACACACTGGTGAGCGTCCCTTCAGCTGTGATGTGTGTGAGCAGCGTTTCACCGAGAAAGGCGCCCTCGTCCGCCACAAGGCCAGCAAGCACGAGGAAGGCCGTCCTCACTGTTGTCACATATGTGGCAAAACTTTCAAAG CCCGGGAGCAACTTCGTGTTCATCTGCGTCGCCACAAAGGCATGAGGAAATTCGAGTGTATAGACTGCGGCTATAAGTTTACTCGACAG ACCAACAGGAGAAGTAACATCTACGTTACTCATGGCTAA
- the klhl21 gene encoding kelch-like protein 21, which produces MEKPVLQSQPSTLPFFDTAHAFNLLRGIHELRAERKFFDVTLCAEGREFHCHRTVLAAASTYFRAMFAGTLRESVMDRVVLHEVSAELLGLLVDFCYTGRVTVTQDNVDLLLKTADLFQFPSVKEACCAFLEQRLDVSNCLEIQDFAEAFACRELATSARRFVLKNIMELAKGTDFERLPWKRLLEFMSDDELCVDKEETVYQIAVRWVKADFQRRLHYWPELLQQVRLPFVRRFFLLAHVESDPLVYLSPTCLRMVNEARRFQSCEYDRHDRPCHRMRPRPSTGLAEILVVVGGCDQDCDELVTVDCYNPQTGQWRYLAEFPDHLGGGYSIAALGNDMYVTGGSDGSRLYDGVWRYRSSVNEWTEVSPMLKAREYHSSCVLKGQLYVVASDSTERYDHALDCWEALPAMLHPMDNCSTTTCNERLYAIGCLTGEDTMAVQSYNADTNCWAMVNCGQLPPWSFTPKTVTLNGHIYFVRDDSAEVDVYNPQKNVWDKISPMNQVHVGGSVAALGGKLYVSGGYDNTFELSDVVEAYDPTTHKWSLAGRLPQPTFWHGSVSIFRQFMPMVSTAFEPTDTPESNAIHLHRHQHHQALHNLNNNLNQNHDVNPAH; this is translated from the exons ATGGAAAAGCCAGTGTTGCAGTCACAACCATCCACCCTGCCTTTTTTCGACACAGCTCACGCGTTCAACCTGCTGAGGGGAATCCATGAACTCCGAGCTGAGAGAAAGTTTTTCGACGTGACATTATGCGCCGAAGGCCGGGAGTTCCACTGTCATCGCACGGTGTTAGCTGCTGCCAGCACCTACTTCCGGGCTATGTTCGCAGGAACGCTGAGGGAGAGCGTTATGGACCGGGTAGTTCTACATGAGGTTTCAGCAGAGCTTTTAGGCTTGCTGGTGGACTTCTGCTACACAGGAAGGGTGACAGTCACTCAGGATAATGTGGACCTCCTGCTGAAGACAGCAGATCTGTTTCAGTTTCCCTCAGTCAAAGAGGCCTGCTGTGCTTTTCTGGAGCAGCGCCTGGATGTTTCCAACTGCTTAGAGATCCAGGACTTTGCAGAGGCATTTGCCTGCAGAGAGCTGGCGACTAGTGCTCGTCGCTTTGTCCTCAAAAACATAATGGAGCTGGCCAAAGGGACTGACTTTGAGCGATTACCCTGGAAGCGGCTGCTTGAGTTTATGTCAGATGATGAGCTTTGTGTGGACAAGGAGGAGACGGTTTATCAAATTGCAGTGCGCTGGGTCAAGGCTGATTTCCAGCGGCGACTGCATTACTGGCCTGAGCTGCTCCAGCAGGTACGACTCCCCTTTGTCAGGAGGTTTTTCCTGTTGGCCCATGTGGAGAGCGATCCACTCGTCTACCTTTCCCCCACCTGCCTTCGCATGGTCAACGAAGCTCGTAGATTCCAGTCCTGTGAGTACGACCGCCACGACAGGCCGTGCCACCGCATGCGGCCACGGCCCTCCACGGGGTTAGCAGAGATCCTGGTGGTGGTGGGAGGCTGTGACCAGGATTGTGATGAGCTGGTCACAGTGGATTGTTACAACCCCCAGACTGGACAGTGGCGCTACCTGGCTGAATTCCCTGACCACCTTGGCGGAGGCTATAGCATAGCTGCTCTCGGAAACGACATGTACGTCACAG GTGGTTCTGATGGCTCCCGCCTGTATGACGGTGTGTGGCGCTACAGGTCCAGTGTCAATGAGTGGACAGAGGTGTCTCCCATGCTAAAGGCCCGTGAGTACCATAGCTCTTGCGTGCTGAAAGGTCAGCTCTATGTGGTGGCATCCGACAGCACAGAGCGGTATGATCATGCATTGGACTGCTGGGAAGCCCTACCAGCCATGCTACACCCTATGGACAACTGCTCCACCACCACATGCAACGAACGCCTGTATGCTATAGGCTGCCTGACTGGGGAGGACACTATGGCCGTCCAAAGCTATAATGCAGACACCAACTGCTGGGCCATGGTTAACTGTGGACAGCTGCCCCCGTGGTCCTTCACACCAAAAACTGTCACCCTCAATGGACACATTTACTTTGTCAG GGATGACTCAGCTGAGGTGGATGTGTACAATCCTCAAAAGAACGTATGGGACAAAATTAGTCCGATGAACCAG GTTCATGTTGGAGGCAGCGTTGCAGCCCTGGGCGGTAAATTATATGTGTCTGGTGGTTACGACAATACGTTTGAGCTGTCCGATGTGGTGGAAGCCTACGACCCGACCACACACAAGTGGTCTCTCGCTGGAAGACTCCCTCAGCCGACCTTCTGGCACGGCAGCGTCAGCATATTCCGGCAGTTCATGCCTATGGTGTCAACTGCATTTGAACCTACTGACACACCGGAGTCAAATGCCATTCACTTGCATCGGCACCAGCACCACCAAGCGCTCCACAATCTCAACAACAATCTCAACCAGAACCACGATGTGAATCCAGCACACTGA
- the nol9 gene encoding polynucleotide 5'-hydroxyl-kinase NOL9: protein MKVNKPTKVKGQATSHKWKDVRGKRLRPPISSSDFSNSPVMAKIVKEHQVSLKKPNVKRLKKKAKSVPDSKKSAPQSGCNKSYTQANGSSAFTMDNDSQDWKEYSQSIRGNGVETSVDVEDSRPGRLDGEALRFCAERGDQQNHAVLVMQKDQTLCFRGKCFLTCLYGRVEVMGFTIEEGQQSYPLFSPASHCPLTIRALENSDDTRDDRTEASPLLRKHLTAASRKKLLKRVTSHSSIILLEPMETPLTRFLSSFTELSELFSPPMNELMSAILDTPINGLGVIPLVSSVEGLKMSRSYRDALHTVVSACRGDIDGCAVILVCGTKNVGKSTFIRTLINTLLNHTTSVDYLEGDLGQTEFTPAGCLSLLAVREPLLGPPFTHQQTPEHMIYYGRSSCESDLDRYLESLKSLWRRRSQTRETPVIINTMGWVKGFGFQLLVDIIRLLPVSHVIQLGHGGSTQCPALTPDFLRTAHGCQTHPPAQTALDEFTESHTPSKSYTHLIVQSEFQGVGCQGTAKHQRSNEHRELSLLGYLSKLQSPDPGPVRPLHSLTPYQVPHTAVALGVTHCEVVPSHMFYAANGSLVGLCCLGEKVTSKGGPVLLSQAPICPCVGFGVLRGIDMARGLYFLLTPVDPSILRNVNCLLLGAISLPSCILTTQPGFEGELPYVTTNYSFDLTGAGKLRVFKGLMRPSQLGM, encoded by the exons ATGAAGGTGAACAAACCCACAAAGGTTAAGGGCCAGGCTACATCTCACAAGTGGAAAGATGTCAGAGGGAAACGGCTGAGACCTCCCATCAGCTCTTCGGATTTCAGCAATTCCCCAGTCATGGCCAAGATTGTAAAGGAGCACCAGGTATCTTTAAAGAAGCCCAACGTCaagagattgaaaaaaaaagccaagtcTGTCCCTGACTCCAAGAAAAGTGCTCCTCAGTCTGGATGTAATAAATCTTACACTCAGGCTAATGGAAGCTCAGCTTTTACAATGGACAATGACTCGCAGGACTGGAAGGAGTATTCCCAGTCTATTCGTGGGAATGGTGTGGAAACCTCAGTCGACGTGGAGGACTCGCGGCCTGGCAGACTGGATGGAGAGGCTCTTCGTTTTTGTGCAGAGAGAGGTGATCAGCAAAACCATGCAGTGCTTGTTATGCAGAAGGATCAG ACTCTGTGTTTCCGAGGGAAGTGCTTTTTGACGTGCCTGTATGGCCGGGTAGAAGTGATGGGATTTACAATTGAAGAAGGCCAGCAGTCATATCCTCTCTTCTCCCCAGCCTCACATTGTCCGCTTACCATTAGAGCACTGGAAAACTCTGATGACACCAGAGATGACCGAACAGAAGCTTCACCCCTCCTCCGAAAGCATCTGACAGCAG CATCACGGAAGAAGTTGCTCAAAAGGGTCACGTCACACTCCTCGATCATCCTATTAGAACCCATGGAGACACCTCTGACACGGTTTCTGTCGAGCTTCACAGAGCTCAGTGAATTGTTCAGCCCTCCCATG AATGAACTCATGTCTGCCATCCTCGACACTCCAATCAACGGTCTGGGCGTGATTCCACTGGTCAGTAGTGTTGAGGGTCTGAAAATGTCGAGGAGCTACAGAGATGCTCTTCACACAGTGGTCAGTGCCTGCAGAG GGGACATAGATGGTTGTGCTGTTATCCTTGTGTGTGGGACCAAGAATGTGGGCAAGTCAACATTTATCCGCACCCTCATCAACACCTTACTTAATCA CACTACTAGTGTAGATTATTTGGAAGGTGATCTAGGTCAAACAGAATTCACCCCAGCTGGTTGCCTTTCTTTGTTGGCTGTCAGAGAACCACTTCTGG gtcctCCTTTCACACATCAGCAGACACCAGAGCACATGATTTATTATGGTCGGTCATCGTGCGAGTCGGACTTAGACCGCTACCTGGAATCCCTGAAGTCTTTGTGGCGTAGACGCTCACAAACCAGAGAGACTCCTGTCATTATTAACACCATGGGCTGGGTTAAAG GATTTGGGTTCCAACTGCTTGTGGACATAATCCGCTTGTTACCAGTTTCGCATGTCATCCAGCTCGGTCATGGCGGCTCCACCCAGTGTCCTGCCCTCACTCCAGACTTTCTGAGGACGGCACATGGCTGCCAGACGCACCCGCCTGCCCAGACTGCTCTGGATGAGTTCACAGAGAGCCACACTCCCTCCAAAAGCTACACTCACCTGATTGTCCAGTCGGAGTTTCAAGGAGTGGGATGCCAAGGAACAGC GAAACATCAGCGCTCTAATGAGCACAGGGAGCTGTCACTGCTGGGCTACCTGAGTAAACTGCAATCTCCTGATCCTGGGCCAGTTAGACCCCTGCACAGCCTTACTCCATACCAG GTCCCCCATACAGCTGTGGCTTTAGGTGTAACCCATTGTGAGGTGGTGCCCAGTCACATGTTTTACGCTGCCAATGGCAGCTTGGTAGGACTCTGCTGCCTGGGAGAGAAAGTAACTAGCAAGGGAGGTCCAGTCCTGCTCTCTCAGGCTCCCATCTGTCCGTGTGTGGGCTTTG GTGTGCTGCGAGGTATTGACATGGCGCGAGGTCTGTACTTCTTGCTGACGCCCGTAGATCCCTCCATCCTTCGTAACGTCAACTGTCTTTTACTGGGAGCCATATCGCTGCCTTCCTGCATCCTCACAACTCAG CCTGGCTTTGAGGGAGAACTTCCATACGTCACCACCAACTACAGTTTTGATCTCACAGGTGCAGGAAAGCTGCGAGTCTTCAAAGGACTGATGAGGCCCAGTCAATTAGGGATGTAA